Within Streptomyces antibioticus, the genomic segment CTCTTCCGCACCGAGGCCGACGCCCGCCGCCTCGCCGACAGCGCCAGCCGCGTCCGGCTCGTCAAGGGCGCCTACAAGGAGCCCGCCGAGGTCGCCTACCAGCAGAAGCACGAGATCGACAAGGCGTACGTCCGGATCCTGCGCACCCTCATGGAGGGCGAGGGGTACCCGATGATCGGGTCCCACGACCCGCGCCTGATCTCGATCGCCCAGGAACTCGCCCGCAAGGCCGGCCGCAAGCTCGACGAGTACGAGTTCCAGATGCTGTACGGCATCCGCGGCGAGGAGCACCTGCGGCTCGCCGCCGAGGGCCACCGCATGCGCGTCTACACCGCCTACGGCACCGACTGGTACGGCTACTTCATGCGCCGCCTCGCCGAGAAGCCGGCGAACCTGCGCTTCTTCGCGCGCAGCATGCTCACCAAGGGCTGAGCCCGAACCACCCGCTCAAGTCAAGGAGTTACGGATCTCATGGACGCTGTGACCCAGGTCCCCACCCCCGTCAACGAGCCGGTGCACGGCTACGCCCCCGGTTCGCCCGAGCGTGCCCGGCTTGAGGCCAAGCTCAAGGAGCTGGCCGACAACCCGGTCGAGCTGCCCATGACCATCGGCGGCGTGAAGCGGCTCGGCGGCGGCGAGCCCTTCCGGGTGGTCCAGCCGCACAACCACCAGGCCGTCCTCGGCACCGGCCGGCACGCCACGCGCCAGGACGCGCAGGACGCGATCGACGCCGCCCTCGCCGCCGCCCCGGCCTGGCGCGCGATGTCCTTCGACGACCGCGCCGCGATCATCCTGCGCGCGGCCGAGCTGCTGGCCGGCCCCTGGCGCGAGACCATCGCCGCCTCCACCATGCTGGGCCAGTCCAAGACCGCCCAGCAGGCCGAGATCGACAGCCCCTGCGAGCTGGTCGACTTCTGGCGCTTCAACGTCCACTACGCCCGCCAGATCCTGGCCGAGCAGCCCCCGGCCAACTCGCCGGGCGTGTGGAACCGCCTCGACCACCGCCCGCTCGAGGGCTTCGTCTACGCGATCACGCCGTTCAACTTCAGCGCCATCGCCGCCAACCTGCCGACCGCCCCCGCCCTGATGGGCAACGTGGTGGTCTGGAAGCCGTCCCCCACCCAGACCCACGCGGCCGTCCTTCTCATGGAGCTGCTGGAGGAGGCGGGGCTGCCCAAGGGCGTCATCAACCTCGTCACCGGCGACGGCATCGCCGTCTCCGAGGTCGCCCTGGAACACCGCGACCTGGCCGGCATCCACTTCACCGGCTCGACCAAGACCTTCCAGTACCTGTGGAAGACGGTCGGCAACAACATCGAGAAGTACCGCTCCTACCCGCGGCTGGTCGGCGAGACCGGCGGCAAGGACTTCGTCGTCGCCCACCCGAGCGCCGACCGCGCGGTCCTGAAGACGGCCCTCACCCGGGGTGCCTTCGAGTACCAGGGCCAGAAGTGTTCGGCGACCTCCCGCGCCTACATCCCGGCGTCGATCTGGAACTCCGGCTTCAAGGAGGAGTTCGCCGCCGAGATCGACGGCCTCACCATGGGTGACGTCACCGACCTGTCGCACTTCCTCGGCGCCGTCATCGACGAGCGGTCCTTCGCCAAGAACAAGGCCGCCATCGACCGCGCCAAGGCCGACCCGACCTGCACGATCGTCGCGGGCGGCAGCTACGACGACTCGGTCGGCTGGTTCGTCCGTCCGACGGTCGTCGAGTGCACCGACCCGGAGAACGAGGTGTTCACCACCGAGTACTTCGGCCCGATCCTCGCCGTGCACGTCTACGAGGACGACGCCTACGACGCGATGCTGACCCAGATGGAGTCGGTGTCCGACTACGCCCTGACCGGCTCGGTCATCTCCAACGACCGTGCCGCGACCGCGTACACGATGGAGAAGCTGCGCTACGCGGCCGGCAACTTCTACATCAACGACAAGTCGACCGGTGCCGTCGTCGGCCAGCAGCCCTTCGGCGGCGGCCGCGCCTCCGGCACCGACGACAAGGCCGGCGCCCCGCAGAACCTGATGCGCTGGACGCTGACCCGCGCCATCAAGGAGACGCTGGTCGCCCCGACCGACTACACGTACCCGCACATGGGCTGACGCCTGCGCGGTACCCCCAGTCCTCCCCCCCCCCCTGGGAGCAGGGCCGGGCCCCCTCACGGGCCCGGCCCTTTCCCATGCCCTTTCCCGCGCCCGTTTCCCGTGCCCGTCTCAGATAGTAGGAAGTCCGACTAACTGTGGAGACAGGCGCGTGCTCCTCCCTTAGTTTTGTAGGAGCCGAACGTCTCGCTCGATCAAGCGAATGGCGGTCGAGAGCCGACCCGTGCAGGCAACCCCTGCGGCCGTGCTCCCCGCCCACCGGCGTCTCGCAATCCCATTTCCGCACTCCCTGGTCTTCGAAGGAGTCGATTTCCCATGGCCGAGACGACCGTCCGCCGCCGAGTCCGCCACACCTCCCGTACGAGCGAGTCCGACCGCAAGAACGCCGCCGCCGCGCTCCAGCGCGCCCTCGACCGCCGCGACAACGGCGGCGAGACCGGCCACCTGTAGGCCGCCTGCCTCGGAACCCCGCCTCCTCGTCCGTATGGCGGACGGTCCGTGTCATCACCTGGGACGAGGAGTAGGGTTCCCGCATGTCTCGCAGCATCAATCTCGCAGTGATTCCCGGTGACGGCATCGGCCAGGAGGTCGTGGCCGAAGGTCTGAAGGTCCTCTCCGCCGTCCTTCCGCAGGATGTGAAGCTGGAGACCGAGCAGTACGACTTCGGCGCCAAGCGGTACCACGACACCGGTGAGACCCTCACCGACGCCGACCTCGACGCGCTCAAGCGGCACGACGCGATCCTGCTGGGCGCCATCGGCGACCCGTCGGTCCCCTCCGGCGTCCTGGAGCGCGGCTTCCTGCTCAAGCTCCGCTTCGCCTTCGACCACCACGTCAACCTGCGTCCCTCGAAGCTCCTGCCGGGTGTCGCCACCCCGCTGGCCGGCGAGCCGAGCATCGACTTCGTCGTGGTCCGCGAGGGCACCGAGGGCCCCTACACGGGCAACGGCGGCACCATCCGCAAGGGCACCGAGCACGAGGTCGCCACCGAGGTCTCCGTGAACACGGCCTTCGGTGTCGAGCGCGTCGTCCGCGACGCCTTCGCCCGCGCCCAGGCCCGCCCGCGCAAGAAGCTCACGCTCGTCCACAAGAACAACGTGCTGACCTTCGCCGGACACCTGTGGACCAACGTCTTCAACAAGGTGGCCGAGGAGTTCCCCGAGGTCACCACCGACTACATCCATGTCGACGCGGCGACGATCTACCTCGTCACCGACCCCGCCCGCTTCGACGTGATCGTCACCGACAACCTCTTCGGCGACATCATCACCGACCTCGCCGCGGCCGTCTCCGGCGGCATCGGCGTCGCCGCGAGCGGCAACATCAACCCCTCCGGCGAGTTCCCGTCGATGTTCGAGCCCGTGCACGGCTCCGCGCCCGACATCGCCGGCCAGGGCAAGGCCGACCCGACCGCCACGGTCCTGTCCGTCGCCCTCCTGCTGCGCCATCTGGGCTACGACGCCGAGGCCGCGCGAATCGAGGAGGCCGTCTCCGCCGACCTCGCGGAGCGCACCGGCAAGCCCGCCCGCAGCACGTCCGAGATCGGCGACGCGCTCGCCGTACGAGTAGCCGGCTGACCCGCGCCGCTCGCACACACCTCGAAGCCGCCGGGTCGCATCCGCACCCGGCGGCTTTCCCCTGTCCCCCGCCGGGTGCCACCATCATCCCCTGGGTCGCATTCACGCCGTTTTCTTCCACGGTTCCCGCTTGCGATAATCGAACGCGGAGCCGCGGAGTGAGGGAATGCTCGGACGTCCTAGCACAGGCCACCGGCCGGGTGGACGTGAGCGCGGCCCGTCACTACAACCGGTGAAGGACAACCACTCATGACGACGCCCACGATCGAGCTCAAGCCCTCCGCCAGCCCCCTCGCCACCGCCGAGCGGGAGGCGATCCTGGCGAACCCCGGGTTCGGCCGCCACTTCACCGACCACATGGTGACGATCAAGTGGACCGAGGGCCGCGGCTGGCACGACGGCCAGCTCGTCCCGTACGCGCCGATCCCCCTGGACCCGGCCACCACCGTCCTGCACTACGCCCAGGAGATCTTCGAGGGTCTGAAGGCGTACCGCCGCCCCGACGGCTCGGTCGCCACCTTCCGCCCGGACCGCAACGCCAAGCGCTTCCAGGCGTCCGCCCGCCGGCTCGCCATGCCCGAGCTGCCCGTCGAGACGTTCATCGCGGCCTGTGACGCGCTGGTCGCCCAGGACAAGGACTGGGTGCCCGCGCACGG encodes:
- the pruA gene encoding L-glutamate gamma-semialdehyde dehydrogenase; the protein is MDAVTQVPTPVNEPVHGYAPGSPERARLEAKLKELADNPVELPMTIGGVKRLGGGEPFRVVQPHNHQAVLGTGRHATRQDAQDAIDAALAAAPAWRAMSFDDRAAIILRAAELLAGPWRETIAASTMLGQSKTAQQAEIDSPCELVDFWRFNVHYARQILAEQPPANSPGVWNRLDHRPLEGFVYAITPFNFSAIAANLPTAPALMGNVVVWKPSPTQTHAAVLLMELLEEAGLPKGVINLVTGDGIAVSEVALEHRDLAGIHFTGSTKTFQYLWKTVGNNIEKYRSYPRLVGETGGKDFVVAHPSADRAVLKTALTRGAFEYQGQKCSATSRAYIPASIWNSGFKEEFAAEIDGLTMGDVTDLSHFLGAVIDERSFAKNKAAIDRAKADPTCTIVAGGSYDDSVGWFVRPTVVECTDPENEVFTTEYFGPILAVHVYEDDAYDAMLTQMESVSDYALTGSVISNDRAATAYTMEKLRYAAGNFYINDKSTGAVVGQQPFGGGRASGTDDKAGAPQNLMRWTLTRAIKETLVAPTDYTYPHMG
- a CDS encoding 3-isopropylmalate dehydrogenase encodes the protein MSRSINLAVIPGDGIGQEVVAEGLKVLSAVLPQDVKLETEQYDFGAKRYHDTGETLTDADLDALKRHDAILLGAIGDPSVPSGVLERGFLLKLRFAFDHHVNLRPSKLLPGVATPLAGEPSIDFVVVREGTEGPYTGNGGTIRKGTEHEVATEVSVNTAFGVERVVRDAFARAQARPRKKLTLVHKNNVLTFAGHLWTNVFNKVAEEFPEVTTDYIHVDAATIYLVTDPARFDVIVTDNLFGDIITDLAAAVSGGIGVAASGNINPSGEFPSMFEPVHGSAPDIAGQGKADPTATVLSVALLLRHLGYDAEAARIEEAVSADLAERTGKPARSTSEIGDALAVRVAG